The nucleotide sequence taagtacctcgtagtaattttgatatgatcaaccaagtaaagttaggtcatgttagtatttaacccttgtgtctaagtgtgcaagaacttaggagcacaggaagtcgagtgaaagacgcagctagcgagaaggacgacatgagagagagccgacgggctcggtgcatccgaaggacgaggtaTTGCAGAAGAATAcgttggcggatgagaaggaggcgcgtgatgtttttgagggacaagaagccggagcggaagattgctcgaaggccgaaaatgggttcgagtgagccctattccggatggccgaaatcacccaagtgagcattATCGGAGCGGAAGATCCGGACCAATGTGAGTGAAACCGGAGCAGAAGGCCAAGATAAAAAGTCAACAGAATGTTGACTTTCTAAATTCAGGTGTCCGGAGCAGGATTTTATCCGGAACGCAACGTGGCACGTTCCATTGCgatgggataaaagtttatcctcccagttgcctggaacccttctaggcaccccgaccagggttataaatataaccctgctcccagaagctaaaatAGAGCACTAGTAATCATTTCTCTTTTGGTTTAGCTTTTTGATCTAGTGCtttaattgctgtaaagaggcttctcttccTGAAGGAGAGTTTAATGAGTTTTcaattttcttggattaacaacctctccgattgtaaccaagtaaagcccgttgtgcctcttcctttttagtttcttatttcttttatgcaagtgttgattattGTTAAACTATAAAGTCAAGaaaggtatttttgtatttttattgtgcaggctattcatcTTCCTCTAGCCGATCGCCAAAGGGATCAACAGGCAGCACAAGATGCCGACGTCAAAATTGATAGCAGCAATAGGAGATGATAGCGACAACAAAAAGTAATAACAGGAGGCGGCAAAATTAAGTCAGAGAAggagaaccttgctctgatactatgtaaaaagaaaaaattagccatattattaaattcaaaaatgatgTTTTGAAATATagagtataaggtcttatatatATCAATTAAGAAACCTGAAACTTCtaaatataaaacaaaaaaaaatcaaattattctaaaaataataaataaataaatatatataatctaacagaAGTCATTAACATAATAATCAGAGTTGACTTTTATGTTACAAGAGGTTCTGATGCATCTATGCATCTATCAATTGAGTATCATCAAAATTTCGAGAGCACTTGTAATCTTTGATTTTTATATTATCAATAAAATAATATAAGCATAAATAAGATACTTCTTCACCCAAATAAtcattatatatttttatctacAAAGTACCCAACGAAAGTAATGAAAAACAAATAAGATAAGACAAAGATAAACTTGTTTACTCAGTTCACAACCCTCAAGGTTGCTACATCAAAGATTATGTCTCAACATTTCTCTTTTCTGAACACCTTTCGATATAGGGAAATCTCTTACAATTTATACTAAGCTTCGTATCTTGTCTACCTGATATCTAAAGGGCCAAGACCTATGTTATCGAGACCCTAGGGCCGAAGGTGAGACCTAGGCGATCGAGATCTTAGAAGCCCAAACCCTTGGGCCGAGATCTATGAGACCTATGTGGCGGAGACGTTTAAGCCTCGAAGACACCTATCCGGAAATCTTTAGATGTCCTGACCCGGGATTAGTTGACATGCGCTTTAGCCCACACAATAACACTGATTCAATATCTAGTATTCTCTTTCAAAGTTAATCGGGCCAAGACCTATTTAGATTTACCGTATCTGATTGTCTCTCTTCTGTTTTTGTTTCTTAAAcgatattaattatatatttgtagcaaaaaataatacaaaatattccaagaacaaaaatccaaatcaaGAGAGCAATGAGAAGAAATGATAAATGTGGCGGCGGCGAAGAAAGCAGAAAATTCAGCCCTCATTCTTCACGAAATTAACTTCACTCGGGCGGAAATGGAGTAGCTTGGTAGGACTCAGAAGCTCCAGCAGAGTGAAATAATTGCGGCTGCAATTCCAATGCCGCCTCTCCACTTCAAGTTCGAAGCTGAAGAAGTTGCATCAGAATCAGTAACAGGGCTCGATTTCGAAGGCCCTTCGGCTTCAGGAACGCTActcggcttctccttcttcttcttctccttctccggTTCGGCCGGCGCAGGAGCTGCAGCAGGCGCTGGGGTTCCGAATATCTTCGAAGGAAGGAGCACCTGATCCACCTGGTACACGGCCAGCTTGTTGTCCGAGAATATGGTGTTCGAAATGGGGGTGTCGACCACCCCGGTGGAGATGTTCACTTGGTTTCCTGTCGTCGTCACGTTCAGCGGGAACTCGCCGTCGCTAGAATCCCCCGCTTGTGTCCTCACCGGGTTGCTCACCGTTTGGAACTGTGGCATCGAGATGGCCGTAGACAGAACGTGGAATTGGAGCAGGGAGACCTTCTGCTGGTCGGAGAGGGAGTTGAGCGTGCCGGGAGGGAGGTTGGAGAAGGCGTTGTCGGTGGGAGCGAAGACGGTGAGGCCGGTATTGGAGTTGTTGAGCTGGTTGTCGATTTGGTCGCCTAGCTGCGTGCTGCGGAGGAGGCGGATGAATGTGGTGTACTGGCCGGCCTTCTCCAGAATGGCCGTGATGTTCTTGGGGCCTGCAGGGGCCGGCGCTGTGGCTGCAGTCTGAGCACGAGTTTGGGAAGCGAAGAAGGCAGCAAGAAGCAGAAGGGAAAAAATGGTGCAAGAGTTTGGGAACAAGTGCTTCATGGCTGGCTAGCTAGCTAGTTTCAGTCGCGCGCTTGATCGATCGGAAGCTCTCACTTAATTAATTCCAGTGGTGCATTGTGGGATGGTGCCGGGGAGGTGGATTTATGGTAGCTAGCATGGCATGATTCGTACTGAGGAAAGGTGGTGGTTTTTGAACCAGAACAGATCACTTGATGGAGTGGTACAGCCAACCGGCCAGCCAGCTGGATTGCTTGAAAGGGGAGCAAACCTTGATGTGTGACCGAGCCAGCAGCAGCTCACTGCTGATTCTTAAAGCAGCATCGTCGTCAGAAATCAAGTATGGTCGTTGAAAGGCTTTGGTTAAGCAAGAATTATGCTatttaggtgttatttccctttCGCCTTTCTGTTGCTGGCAGCTGTTGCTTGTTTACTTTCTTTAGAGTAGTAGCTCAAGGTTGCTTGATAATTAAGGGTGGAAAAAATCACTAATTGTGTTGACCATCAGACAATGTTCACCAATTAAAAGCcatggaaaatatatatatataaacatttgTTACCCTACACATCCTCATTAGCGTCTCGCTTGACCATGTGCCCTAATATGTTCGAGGCGTCTCGAATGATCTGAGGCATTTCGGTCATTTTTTTTAGCTTTCGGTTGTGctaataagattttatttttatgatttaggggtttaggggttgagttataatattaaataaaaaaataatttttttttttttttattcataggGTATCTAggatatcaaaattatatatatagagaAAGAGAGAATGGTGATACATTGCTCACCTTTGGGTGTGTGCCAAGGTAAGGTGCGTAAGATATCAAATAACACCACGTTAGTGTTGGTTTGTATAAATCAACATTATGTTAGTGTTGCTTTTAACAAACCAGCACCAACAACAAATAAAATCAGTACTATGTTGGTGTTGGTTTGTACAACACTATTATTGGTTTCAACAAATCAACACTATATTTGTGCTAGTTTCAACAAACCTGAAACTAGCACTAACAATAAATGAAACTAGTACTAATGTGATGTTGATTTGTTGAAACCAATAATGATGTTGGTGTTGGTTTGTACCCAATGTAGTGCTGATTTGTTGAAATCAGCACCAACTTGGTGTTGATTTGTGTAAAGTAGTACCAACACGGTGTTGGTTTCTATAAACTAACACCAATGTTGCATGTAAGAGAGAGAAGATATCACGTATGCAGATGAGAGATGTATTAAAAATTCAAGTTTAGGTTGCATCAGGTGGCCACGTAGGTGCCAAGATAAGTCGTGTCGAATATCAAAATTATAGAGAGAAAGAATGGAATGTTGCTCACCTTTGGGTGCATGCCCCATGCACGTGAGTGAGAGCAGCATGGCCAGTTGCTCTCACTTGCGCATGGAGGCACATACTCAAAGGTGAGCAACTTATTTATTATTGTTCTCtctctttctatatatatatatgattttaaTAGGTTGCCTATCTTGTGTTGCACAATCGTGCAAACCTAgtgtaatttttaaaaaagtttcgaTTTAAGATTTATGTCttagggtttaggatttaggATATAATATTTAGGATTTAGGAAGTCAAAAAAATACACTAGGTGTGCACGGGGTGTGCAACATAAGATGAATAACATATCATTCGTCTCTCtatatataattttgttatcTTATTCACCCATCTACAGGCAACCTATAGGTATTtagtactttaaaaaaaaattcatttcttTTAGTCTAAATACTAAACCTCATACCCTcaatcttaaattttttaaaaaaattaacactagATGTCTATGGATTATCAAGTGAGCTACTTATTAACTCAAAACAGATGGAAGAAATAGTGGATGGGAAAATGGATGAAAGAATGATTTGTGTGTTTGACCTACTTAACTAGTTCAATATACTCAATTCGTTCAGTTTGCCAGGCCTATCCAGCTAGGGCTTGTTAGAACCATCCAACCTAAGTAGCCCGTTTGAACCACCAAACGTGTACTGCTTAGAACGCTTTGCCTGATCGACTCATCCAACCCATTTAGTTCCTCCAGCTTGGCTAACATGTCTTGCCCACCCAACACTACTTTGCTTACTTGAGTGATCCTCTTTGCTGGTTGGATCAACTAGTTCGCTCAGCTAGCCTAGACCGACTAGCACACTCGCCAAGATAGGCCTTCTCACTTGGCTCGCTTTGACCTTCTTCATGAAAATCTCATACAAGAATTAGAAGCTCAAACTCCTAAAATGATTGAAGAGGTAGAAACTATATATTGTGGACATCATATCCACAATGCTAAAACTATGAGGTCAAGCATGAAGATCAAGCCTCAACTATGGATGAGTGACCCTCTTTAAATGTATATTTGAACACTGAAGACTTAACATCATCAAGAATTGATTGCACAGTGAAGAAAATTGAGGAAGAAAGACTTTGAGGCACCTCTTCAAGTTATTAGGTTCTACATTGAAAGGTAAACCAGTGAATAAAAAGATCATATATTGGATGTAGGGGAGGgaaagaagaaattaaaatgaaGGAAGCCACTACAAGTTGCAAGAAAGACCACAAAATTTTACTTCGAATTCAACAAGGGTCACTGAAAAAAGAGTGGACACAGGTTAAGAAAAGAAGAATGTTCTTGAAATTTGTAGATGAATGGAAAGACAAGGAGAGAATGGgagagaaaggaaagaagaagagaaacaaaTGCTTTGAATGAAATGAACAAGGAAGCTCAAACC is from Zingiber officinale cultivar Zhangliang chromosome 7B, Zo_v1.1, whole genome shotgun sequence and encodes:
- the LOC122006956 gene encoding fasciclin-like arabinogalactan protein 11; this encodes MKHLFPNSCTIFSLLLLAAFFASQTRAQTAATAPAPAGPKNITAILEKAGQYTTFIRLLRSTQLGDQIDNQLNNSNTGLTVFAPTDNAFSNLPPGTLNSLSDQQKVSLLQFHVLSTAISMPQFQTVSNPVRTQAGDSSDGEFPLNVTTTGNQVNISTGVVDTPISNTIFSDNKLAVYQVDQVLLPSKIFGTPAPAAAPAPAEPEKEKKKKEKPSSVPEAEGPSKSSPVTDSDATSSASNLKWRGGIGIAAAIISLCWSF